One window of the Methanotorris formicicus Mc-S-70 genome contains the following:
- a CDS encoding vWA domain-containing protein, with translation MRDNIFRYSSGRHIKSISKKGRYIKYKIPHGRTTDIAFDATFRVSAMYQKERREKFKDKNLALYLEKDDLREKVRERKISSHLLFVVDASGSMGAMRRMESAKGAVLSLLMDAYQKRNKVGMIAFRKDKAELVLPFTSSVELGEKLLKELPTGGKTPLSKAFLKAYEVFKNEIRKNPNIIPIIIFISDFKPNVAIKKDYIKEVFDICDKIAEEEINVILIDTEPKSFIKIGIGDKIARRYGFRYYKIDDINVDGILDIVNPLIN, from the coding sequence TTGAGGGATAACATTTTCAGATACAGTAGTGGAAGGCACATAAAGAGTATAAGTAAAAAAGGGAGGTACATAAAATACAAAATTCCACATGGAAGAACAACAGATATTGCCTTCGATGCAACATTTAGAGTTAGTGCAATGTATCAAAAAGAGAGAAGAGAGAAATTTAAGGACAAAAATTTGGCATTGTACTTAGAAAAAGATGATTTAAGGGAGAAGGTTAGGGAGAGAAAAATATCCTCCCACTTACTGTTTGTTGTTGATGCAAGTGGCTCTATGGGAGCAATGAGAAGGATGGAATCTGCAAAAGGAGCAGTTTTATCTCTATTAATGGATGCATATCAAAAAAGAAACAAGGTTGGGATGATTGCATTTAGAAAGGATAAGGCAGAACTTGTTCTTCCATTTACATCTTCTGTTGAACTTGGTGAAAAATTGCTCAAAGAACTCCCAACTGGAGGGAAAACTCCACTCTCAAAGGCATTTTTAAAGGCGTATGAGGTTTTTAAAAATGAAATAAGGAAGAATCCAAATATAATACCAATTATTATATTCATAAGCGACTTTAAGCCAAATGTAGCTATTAAAAAGGATTATATAAAAGAGGTTTTTGATATATGTGATAAAATTGCAGAAGAAGAGATAAACGTTATTCTAATAGATACAGAGCCAAAATCATTCATAAAAATAGGCATTGGTGATAAAATCGCTAGGAGATATGGTTTTAGGTATTACAAGATAGA